The nucleotide window ACGAGAATCTTGCGCTTGGCGAACGACAGGGAGAATACGTTGAACCTTCCCACGGCCGAGGCGCGGTGGATCGAGAACCTGATCGCACGCGCCGCGCCAAGGAGATGCAGGGGACGGGGGCAAACCTATCCGCTCCTCCGGGACGCCATCGGAAGTTTTCCCGGAGGCGGGAAGCGGGGCGAAAAGTTCCTCTCGAGTCCTTCGTGGGACAGGATCCGCAAGGCTGGCTTGCTGCTGGTGTGACCGGAGGGGCGGCGTGTGAATGCCGCCCCCCCACGTAGCAAGCCTTGATTACTTGTTCGGCTGAGGGGTGTAGCGAAGGTAGGGCTTGATGGTCTTGAAGCCCTTCGGGAACAAGGTCTTGGCCTCGTCATTGTTGACCGCGGGCGTGATAATGCAGTCCTCCCCGTCCTTCCAGTTCGCCGGGGTCGCGACCTTATACTTCGACGTCAACTGAAGCGAATCGATCACGCGGAGCAATTCGTCGAAATTCCGACCACATGATGCTGGATAGGTCAAGGTCAACTTGATCTTCTTGTCCGGCCCGATGATAAAGACGGATCGGACCGTCATGTTATCGATCGCGTTGGGATGAATCATATCGTACAGCGTGGAGACCTTCTTCTCGGGGTCGGCGATGATGGGATAATTCATCGTCGTGTGCTGCGTTTCGTTGATGTCGTTGATCCAACCCTTGTGCGAGTCCAGAGGGTCGACGCTGATCGCGATGACCTTGACGCCGCGCTTCTTGAACTCCGGGGTGATCTTTGCGACGGTGCCCAATTCCGTCGTGCAGACGGGCGTGTAGTCCTTGGGGTGAGAAAATAAAATGCCCCATCCGCTCCCCAGCCAGTCATGAAAGTTGATGGGCCCCTCGGTCGTTTCAGCCGTAAAGTTCGGAGCTTCATCTCCTAGTCGTAGAGCCATAATGTCCTCCGTCCATATTAATAAATATGATCGATCCAATTGACGACGATCACGCGGGCTTCTCTACGATACTGTGGAGCAGAGGGTCAGTTCAAGAGTCTCGTGAGGCGTTCGGTGTGCACGACCTCCTATGCCGCTCACGAAGCCGTGATACCGAGTTTGGTGCGAATGCGTTCATGTTCGGAGGCCGAGATGTCCTCGTTCACCAGGTAGACCCGTTCACCCTTCAACTTTCCGTCTCCGGTCAGCTGGTTCCGGATCTCCTCCGCCCGTTGGTGAGCCAGCGTCCGTAGGTCTTCTTCCTCGAAGGGCATGGCTGCGGCCAGCTCTCGCCTCATCTCCTCTACGCTCGGGGGACTGGGGGGAGCAGCCGCGGTCCGCGCAGGCTCGGCCGCCCCGGTGGAGGCACGGCGTTGCGCATACAGTTCCTTGAGCAGCCGCTGTTCGTCGTTGGCCGGCAACGATTCACCGGCCGCCGACTTGCCGCGCTCCCGGGTCCATCTGGCCAGCAGTTCTGCGGAGAGCTTCTTATATCCGAGAGCCTGCCGATCGCGAACCGGATCGGCGGTGCCGGTGATCTCCAGCCGTAATCCCGGTCTCTCGGCCAGCGCCTTGACCAGGGCGTCGACTTTTTTCAGATCTTCGTCCGAGGCGATCGCCGATCCTGGTGCGAATTCAACGTACTGCAGCTCCTCCCCGCTTCCGCCGCCTGGAATCAATTTCCCTACGAGAGCGAATGGAGACGCCACCATCTTTGCCAGAAGATTGAGCAAGGTAGAAATCACGACCTTCCCGTACTTGAAGTCGGGATCGTTCAGGTCGCCTCGGATAGGCAGATCGATGTCGATGCGGCCGTTGCGATCCTTGAGTAGCGCCACGGCGAACGGGACCGGCAGCGACGTGGCATCAGGACTGTCGGTCTTCTCCCCGAAGGTGAGCTGGTCGATCGCGACCTTGTTCTCGGCCTCCAGCTGCTTCTTGGAGACCTTGTACGCCAGATCCAAGAACAGTTTGCCTTTGCTGATCGGATAGCCCGCGTATTTCCCGCTGTACGGGGCCGCGGTCGTGAGGTCGACGTTCTCGAACTTAATCAGGAGATCCGTGAACGTATTCTCCGTCAATGGATTGATGACACCGGAGATTTTCAGCGGCGCCACCTTGTCCATTCTGCCGGTCAATTCGACGTCCGCTTTGGTCAATTGTTTCGAGGAAAGCCCTTTGATGGTGCCGGTCAGATCATGGATGCCGGTCCGCACGGTCGGCTTGATCGATTCGTCGACGAACGTGGCCGATCCCCTCAGGAGTTTGACCGTCTTGACCGAGACGACAGGGGGCGGTCCTTTCTTCGTGGATGTGGCCGGTGTCGGCGCCGGCGTGGGTTCCGCCGCATCGCTTTGTGGGCGAATGTTGCCGAGGTTGGATTGGCCGTCCGGTTGTATGCTGAAATGAACGGCCGGCTGATCCAAACCTACTTCTTCGATCGCCACCGTCGTCGGATCGACGGTGAGGGCCA belongs to Nitrospira sp. and includes:
- a CDS encoding peroxiredoxin — encoded protein: MALRLGDEAPNFTAETTEGPINFHDWLGSGWGILFSHPKDYTPVCTTELGTVAKITPEFKKRGVKVIAISVDPLDSHKGWINDINETQHTTMNYPIIADPEKKVSTLYDMIHPNAIDNMTVRSVFIIGPDKKIKLTLTYPASCGRNFDELLRVIDSLQLTSKYKVATPANWKDGEDCIITPAVNNDEAKTLFPKGFKTIKPYLRYTPQPNK